A single Oleidesulfovibrio alaskensis DSM 16109 DNA region contains:
- a CDS encoding oxygen-insensitive NAD(P)H-dependent nitroreductase NfsB, protein MHSYIEALTTRYTTKKFDPDRRLDAETVQAVKDILQLSPSSTNSQPWHFVIAGTDEGRQRVAKAAHGVYAFNASKICDASHVVVLCTKTDIDTEYTTQVLEQEERDGRFPSEETKAANRKGREFFAMLHRNELQDAFHWMEKQTFIALGNLLSGAAHLGIHACPMEGFDHEVLEKELGLTEKGYKPSVIVALGFSAADDFNAVTPKSRWPQDRIITEI, encoded by the coding sequence ATGCATAGCTATATTGAAGCTCTTACCACCAGATACACCACAAAAAAGTTTGATCCGGACCGCAGGCTGGACGCCGAAACCGTGCAGGCGGTGAAGGATATTCTGCAACTCAGTCCTTCTTCGACCAACTCTCAGCCGTGGCATTTTGTCATTGCCGGTACGGATGAAGGCAGGCAGCGCGTGGCAAAGGCAGCACACGGGGTTTACGCATTTAACGCATCAAAAATCTGCGATGCTTCTCATGTTGTGGTGCTGTGCACAAAAACGGATATCGACACGGAATACACCACACAGGTGCTTGAGCAGGAAGAGCGGGACGGTCGTTTTCCTTCTGAAGAAACGAAGGCCGCCAACAGAAAAGGCCGTGAGTTTTTTGCCATGCTGCACCGTAACGAGTTGCAGGACGCTTTTCACTGGATGGAGAAGCAGACGTTTATCGCCCTTGGTAATCTGTTGTCCGGTGCGGCACATCTGGGCATACACGCATGCCCCATGGAAGGCTTTGATCACGAAGTGCTGGAAAAAGAGCTGGGATTGACGGAGAAAGGGTACAAGCCCTCGGTCATTGTGGCTCTGGGGTTTAGTGCCGCTGATGATTTCAATGCGGTGACACCCAAATCCCGCTGGCCTCAGGATCGGATAATAACCGAAATATGA